AGATGTTTTAGCTGAAGCATTCTTGTAAGACCTATAGGCGCGGTTGTACAACACCAAAAGGTTTCAACTAGAAAGGAAAAGTAATGACTTTGACGTCCATGCGCCTGACAGCGCTTGTAAGCACAGTCGCTGTGCTTACAGCCGCTTGTGGTGGCAGTAATTCGAATTCGACGGCTGCCGCGCCTGCTGCAGCGTCAGCCCCGGCACCTGCAATCTACAAGGTAGGCGTCACGACAAGCGATGCAGATTTGCCTGCTGCTCCCCAGTTGCCGACTGCAGCACAGACTTGTGCTGGTGGTGACCTGTACGCCAGCAATTACCTCGTGCGTCAACCGGATGGTTCGTTGACCCCTGAAATGGACGATGGCAAGACTGCAGTGGCTGCAGCTTCGCTGGCTAGCGGTGTCAGCGAAACTGTTGCCGGGTACAACCCTGACCAGGCGCGTATTCAAGCTGCTCTCGACGCGTGCGGTGCATACGTAGACAGCAAGGTCGGGGCGGCAATTGCTACTCAAGACGCTTCGGACGCAGCAGCAGAGCCCGCAGTCTCGGCGTCGAATGCTGTTATCCCTGCTGGTTCGTCGGCTCAGACGTTGAATGCATCGCAGTTCCACGCAGACAAGTTCGCAGTCGTGTTGCACGCTTCGAACAACGGGGCAGGTAACTCGTTCATCACAGGCCCGCTCACGCTGCCGTCTGGCGTCACGCTCGTGATCGACACCGGGGTCACCATGTACGCTACGCGTGACGTGATGGCCTATATGCCTGGCTTGCCATACAAGAATGGCACGCTGGCAGCAGGCCTGCCGACAGCCCCTACTGTTGCTCAGCCTTCGGTTGGCAAGTACTGCGCGAACGTAGCAACGCCGTCGAATGTCGCGAACGCAAGCTCGTCGTCTAACATGTCGAGCGGTTCGTCGTCGAACTGTGCTGCGCTGATCAGCGGTGAATACCTCGTGAACTCGGCAGTTATGGGTGGCGGTAACATCGACAGCCGTGGTGCTTCGGAAATCGTTTCGACGGACGCTCTGTATCCGCTGATGCGCGCCGACTTGACGTGTACGAACACGTACTACTCGTACAACCTGGGTCAGCAAGCAACGAACGGCACCCCGTGTGATGACGGCGGCACGACTGTCGACCTGACGTCTGATGCTCGCCACATGTCGTGGTGGGATCTGGCATGGCTCGGCAACATGGTCGAAAACGGCGAGACTGGCGTTGGTTCGCAGTCTGTTTTCAAAATGATGGTGTTCTCGTATGTCAAGAACCTGACGGTTGCTGGCGTGACGATGAACAACAGCGCGAACTATCACCTCGTGCCGCAAGGTGTTGATGGTCTGACCGTCTGGGGTGCGAAGATTCAGACCCCGTCGCTTTCGGCAACGGCTAACCCAGCTGGTAACGGGAACCCGAACTACCTGGGTATGCTCCCGACTATCACGACGGCGAAGAACACCGATGGTATCGACCCTGCGTCGATGAGCAAGCCGGGTTTGAACAAGCTGATGATCGGTAGCGGTAAGAACAACTACTCGACTGCTGGCTCCGTGACGTTCGACGGCTACATGAAGAACACGGTTATCGCGTACAACTACCTCAGCGAAGGCGATGACAACGTGAGCCCGAAGGGTTCGAACAACCCTCTCACGTCGTTCACGTCGTTCAAGGATTCGAATAACAATCCTATCTACGGTACGTTCGACGGTGTTTCGACCGCAGCGACAGGCTATGGCATCGACGGTGACCGCAACAAGGCTACGGATCGTAAGTACGGTTTTGTGATCGCTCACAACCATATCTACTATGGTCATGGCGTCTCGATCGGCAGCGAAACGAATTCGAACGTGCGTAACATGCACGTCTATGACAACTCGTTTGACGGTGGTGAAACGGCTCTGCGTATCAAGTCGGACTGGGCGCGCGGTGGTCAAGTGAACAACATCGACTACCACGACATCTGTATCCGTAACGCTGGTACGGCTATCCTCGACACCCCGTACTACTCGACGAAGGCTCTTCCGAGTGCTGGTGCTGCTAACGGTGGCGCTAGTGGCAGTGTTGCTCCGCTGTATCCGAACTTCACCGCGATCACAATGACGGACATCAAGATCATGGGCTCGACGGCGCTGACGCTGCAGGGTTTCCAGGCGAACAACGGCTACACGTGGGCAGATGGCACGACGAACCCGCAGTTCCCGCTCGGTCTGACGCTGAACAACGTGCTGGCTGATTCGCCGAATACCATCGCGACGACCTCGTCGGACGCAAACATCGTAGCTAACAACACGAACCTCCCGATTTTCCAATCGACGGCTAATCGTGTGAACATCACGGGTACGACTACGAATGCAGTGCCTTCAACTTACACGGTCGATTGCTCGAATGCGTTTGTCGATTTCCCCGGGATTGGCACGTCGTCGCCTTCGGGTCAGACGTGGCCGGGCCAGACTGCAGCTGCAGCACAATAACGGAGTCGTTGGTGTAGAGATGATCGTCGGGTAACTGACGATTAAAAAAAGCCCTGACTAGATGAACTGCACCCCAAAAGTTGGACACCGATCCAACCTTTGGGGTGTTTTTCATGACGAATGGGGTCTCACGTGGGGTTCGCATTCGAACACCCACTTCGACATTTCGCTCGCGATGTTCACGCACGTCGCGGCCGCGGCGCCCGGCAAGATCACCGCGATCGACACGCACTGGATCTGGCAGGACGGTCAGTTTATTTGAGCCCCAAACGCTGCCTGACCAACCTATGCAACTCAGGGAGAGCTTTCCGGCGCACGAAGGATTCCGGGTCCTCTATATCGAGTTCGTGAAGAGTCTGATCGGGTCCCGCTACGGGGGCTGAAACCGGCACCCCAGATATGGGGTTCTGCGGCGGTATCCAGGTTCCTACCAATCTGCCTTTTTGGCTGATGACCGTGATTTTCGACATTTCAGAACCAGTCCTGGACATTCAAATTATGCGGAACGGGATTTGGACCGGGATTGGTGATCGTAATCGTGTAATTCAGACCGTTATTGGTCGCGATCACACCCTGATTGACGATCACGAGCACGTCGCTGCCGATCACATCGTCGATGATGTTTGGAGCTTGAACAACGACACCTCCGTCGAGCCCGCTGCCGATTGTCGTGGTCCAGGTGACCGTTTCCTCCGGCTCCAAAGTGAAAAGCCCGCCTACTGAACGATGTTGAGCCATGGTGTTGGGGCCTCCAATGCTCGCCTTGGGAACATGTGAAGATCATATTCCATTCCAGCGGTAATGGATGTCGAACGGCCGCTTCTGGCTGTACACGGTCCGATGCTGATCCGACGACGGGGACTATCGTTATCTCCCCGGCTGCATCCGGCAGAAGGCGACCCGAAGCGGTCTACCGACATATCCATATATCGACGGCTCCTTGCGCGGGCGGTCATTCAGGGTCCTTATCTGGGCAGGCGTCAAACTCGTCTTTTATCGGTTACGTCTACATCCGCGCTGTAGACGGTCAATCCTTCTATTGGGTCCATCGGTGCGTCCCATGGGTGTGCGGCAATGGCCCGCATTGCTGCTTCATAGCCCGCGCGCTGTCGGGAAGCAATGCCGGCTGGGGTGAAATCGATATCCTTCAACTGGTCGTCCCCGCCCAGGCGGGGTGCGGCAAGTTTGATCATACGCATGGTGGTCTGGCACCCCCAGGCGGCAAGCTCCTGGACTTCGGACGAGGCGCGCTCGGCTTCCGGCAAGCGCTTAACCAGTTCGCGGATCACATGGCGCAGACGGTGTATCTGCTGCTGACGCTCGATGTGACTGTCGGTGCGACTGGCGTACTGGATGTCCTTTTGCCGTTCCGAGATCTGCCATATGCTTTCGGGCTCTGGGCCGATCGGGTTCCACACCTGTACCGAGAAGATGACTGAACTCTTGCGGGGCTTGTCATCCAGCACCACCTCGACCGGGGTGTTGGAATAGACGCCGCCGTCCCAATACGGTTCTCCGTCAATCCGCACTGCCGGAAACGCGGGCGGCAGCGCGCCCGAGCTCATGATGTGCGAGACATTCAGCCGCTGGTCGCGCGAGTCGAAGTAGCGCATCGCGCCCGTGCAGGCGTGAACTGCGCCCACGGTCAGTCGCGGATGCCCGGCGTTGAGCAGATCGAAGTCGACCAGCGAACTAAGCGTATCGCGCAACGGCGCAATCAGGTAATACGACGCTCGATCCACGCCGAGCCGGGCGAGCGGCCCGAGCCAGGATGCCGGATTGGGCTGGAAGAATCCCTCGATGCCGCCGGCGATGATCATCCATTTTGCAAAGATTTTGTCCCAGCCTGGCAAGGCAGCGGGCACGTCCAGGCGGGTGCGGTCGGTCACCTGGTTCCAGAATTCCGCCAGCCGTCGATAACGGCGCTCCGGTGGATTCCCGGCGATCAAGGCTGCGTTGATCGCGCCAATGGAGGTGCCGATCACCCAATCCGGCTGTATGCCCGCTTCGTCCATCGCCTGGTAGACACCCAGCTGATACGCGCCCAATGCGCCACCACCCTGAAAGACGAGTACGACTTGCCCGGGCAACTCCATACGCGCTGGCTGGTTCACTCTCATCGATTGCCTCGCTGATCTTTTCGTTAGCGCGACCTAGGTAAGGCGCCCCACGCGCAGTTTCGCCGTTGGGGGCAGCGGTACGCGGGACGAGCGCGAATCGATTGCCAGGATGGCATCCTGTTTCCTTGGCGTTGCGTGACGGCGTGCGACGATGGAACCCGAATGCCATTAGCAAGTGTAGGCGATCACCGCACACTTACCTCCGTTTCATCTGGCGACTCTCGAGCGTTGAGCGCCGCCTGAAACTCAGTAACTATTGGAGTCCGAATTGCCAGCGATGTTCGCTAAAAAGGCAACTGAGCGCCGGGCCCTCAACGTCGCGTGGCCCGCTGGGAACACGAAGCTGTTCTGTCCGCAAGCGGCCTCCCCGCAAATCAGCGAAGAACTTTTTTATTCGAATGGTCAGCTCTTGCGAAACACCACATGCGAGATCCGCTGCACCAGCAGCGCGGCCGCCAGCGACGCCACCGCCGTCAGCCACACGCCGATATGAATCGACTGCACGAGCGCATCGCGCGCGCTGTCGATCAGCGCGAGCGTATTGAGCCCCGACGTCTTCATATCCGCGATCAGCTGCGTGCGCGACGCGTCGTCGATCAGGATGTGCAGATCGACGAAACGCGGCCGCCATTGCGATGCGGCCGGCTCGCCGAGCACGCTCATCGTGCGCGTGACGACGTTGCGATAGTGATGCTGCGCGACGGTCGCGACGATGCTGGTGCCGAGCATGCCGCCGACCATGCGCGTCGATTGCAATAGCGCGGTCGTGATGCCGAAACGCTCACGTCCGGCGATCTCCTGGCCGAACACGTTCAGATTGTTCAGGATGAAACCGAGGCCGATGCCGACCGCGCCCATCGGCAGCACGATGCGCAGGTGCGGCGTGTCCGGATTCGCGAACGCGAGCGCGATCGACGCGAACATCAGCAGGCCGAAACCGATCGTCAGAATGCGCGTCGGCTTCTTCATGTGAATCACGATGCGCGTGTTGAGCAGACTGCCGAGCGCGATACACGCGGCGATCGGCGTCGCGAGCAGGCCGGCCTGCTGCGGCGACAGGCCGAAGCCGCCTTGCAGCAGCAACGGCGCGAAGAAAATCAGCGAGAACATCACGAAGCCGGACAGCATGCCGAGCGTGAATAGCGTGACGAGCTGCGCGTCCTTGAACAGATCGAGCGGAAGGATCGGATGCGTCGCGCGCTTTTCGCAAATATAGAGCGCGACCGCGCCGGCGATCACGCACGCGCCGAGCACGAGGTTGCCCACCGTCAGACCGTTCTTCGGCACCGCTTCGA
The genomic region above belongs to Paraburkholderia sp. HP33-1 and contains:
- a CDS encoding glycosyl hydrolase family 28 protein; this translates as MTLTSMRLTALVSTVAVLTAACGGSNSNSTAAAPAAASAPAPAIYKVGVTTSDADLPAAPQLPTAAQTCAGGDLYASNYLVRQPDGSLTPEMDDGKTAVAAASLASGVSETVAGYNPDQARIQAALDACGAYVDSKVGAAIATQDASDAAAEPAVSASNAVIPAGSSAQTLNASQFHADKFAVVLHASNNGAGNSFITGPLTLPSGVTLVIDTGVTMYATRDVMAYMPGLPYKNGTLAAGLPTAPTVAQPSVGKYCANVATPSNVANASSSSNMSSGSSSNCAALISGEYLVNSAVMGGGNIDSRGASEIVSTDALYPLMRADLTCTNTYYSYNLGQQATNGTPCDDGGTTVDLTSDARHMSWWDLAWLGNMVENGETGVGSQSVFKMMVFSYVKNLTVAGVTMNNSANYHLVPQGVDGLTVWGAKIQTPSLSATANPAGNGNPNYLGMLPTITTAKNTDGIDPASMSKPGLNKLMIGSGKNNYSTAGSVTFDGYMKNTVIAYNYLSEGDDNVSPKGSNNPLTSFTSFKDSNNNPIYGTFDGVSTAATGYGIDGDRNKATDRKYGFVIAHNHIYYGHGVSIGSETNSNVRNMHVYDNSFDGGETALRIKSDWARGGQVNNIDYHDICIRNAGTAILDTPYYSTKALPSAGAANGGASGSVAPLYPNFTAITMTDIKIMGSTALTLQGFQANNGYTWADGTTNPQFPLGLTLNNVLADSPNTIATTSSDANIVANNTNLPIFQSTANRVNITGTTTNAVPSTYTVDCSNAFVDFPGIGTSSPSGQTWPGQTAAAAQ
- a CDS encoding MFS transporter; amino-acid sequence: MLGIGLVNMLVALDQTVVSTALPSIVAELHGFEYFAWIASAYLLASVVTVPVFGRLGDYFGRKRFVIAAVITFTVASVFCGLANSMLFLAMARGLQGIGGGMMVGTAFASIPDLFPDPRTRVRWQVVLAAAYGIGTAAGPSLGGWMTEHLGWRSTFLVNLPVGAAALYFIWMHLPNFRRPHEGEVKIDWLGAGLVAGVLGGLQAFIEAVPKNGLTVGNLVLGACVIAGAVALYICEKRATHPILPLDLFKDAQLVTLFTLGMLSGFVMFSLIFFAPLLLQGGFGLSPQQAGLLATPIAACIALGSLLNTRIVIHMKKPTRILTIGFGLLMFASIALAFANPDTPHLRIVLPMGAVGIGLGFILNNLNVFGQEIAGRERFGITTALLQSTRMVGGMLGTSIVATVAQHHYRNVVTRTMSVLGEPAASQWRPRFVDLHILIDDASRTQLIADMKTSGLNTLALIDSARDALVQSIHIGVWLTAVASLAAALLVQRISHVVFRKS
- a CDS encoding patatin-like phospholipase family protein, encoding MRVNQPARMELPGQVVLVFQGGGALGAYQLGVYQAMDEAGIQPDWVIGTSIGAINAALIAGNPPERRYRRLAEFWNQVTDRTRLDVPAALPGWDKIFAKWMIIAGGIEGFFQPNPASWLGPLARLGVDRASYYLIAPLRDTLSSLVDFDLLNAGHPRLTVGAVHACTGAMRYFDSRDQRLNVSHIMSSGALPPAFPAVRIDGEPYWDGGVYSNTPVEVVLDDKPRKSSVIFSVQVWNPIGPEPESIWQISERQKDIQYASRTDSHIERQQQIHRLRHVIRELVKRLPEAERASSEVQELAAWGCQTTMRMIKLAAPRLGGDDQLKDIDFTPAGIASRQRAGYEAAMRAIAAHPWDAPMDPIEGLTVYSADVDVTDKRRV